The genomic stretch ACCGAGGGCCAGGCACGGGAGGAAGGAGCGCTCCCGCCCATCCCCGCCGGCGCCTCGTTGACGTCACTGCTTCGAGCCGCAGACCCCCGCCCTCCTGCTCCGTCGCGGTCGCTTTGACAGAACGCGATGGCGGCGTGCGGGTCTGCCGGAGTACCGGCGACCGTGTCGGGAAAGCAAGAGTTTTACCAGCTTCTGAAGAACCTCATCAATCCAAGCTGTATGGTGCGGAGACAAGCAGAGGAAATCTATGAAAATATCCCAGGTCTGTGTAAGACTACATTCCTCTTAGATGCCGTCAGAAATAGAAGAGCAGGTTATGAGGTGAGACAAATGGCTGCCGCCCTGCTACGACGGCTTTTGTCCTCTGGGTTTGAGGAAGTCTATCCAAATCTGCCTTCTGATGTTCAGAGGGACGTCAAGATTGAACTGATACTGGCTGTTAAGTTAGAAACCCATGCTAGTATGAGGAAAAAACTTTGTGATATTTTTGCAGTGCTGGCCAGGAATTTGATAGATGAGGATGGCACTAACCACTGGCCCGAAGGTCTGAAGTTCCTTGTTGATTCAATCTACTCTAAAAATGTGGTTCTGTGGGAAGTTGCACTTCACGTTTTCTGGCACTTTCC from Phocoena phocoena chromosome 6, mPhoPho1.1, whole genome shotgun sequence encodes the following:
- the RANBP6 gene encoding ran-binding protein 6 isoform X3; this translates as MAACGSAGVPATVSGKQEFYQLLKNLINPSCMVRRQAEEIYENIPGSSSKGEGCSLYYTWTDGYRFCT